From a region of the Streptomyces tirandamycinicus genome:
- a CDS encoding aminotransferase class V-fold PLP-dependent enzyme encodes METLGGAEFAPTSTYLNTSFCGLLPRRSVEAAGRLARELAEGRPEGSGSTAAVETARASFARLMGVSADRVALGGSVAVHVGLIAASLPAGAEVLVPEGEFSSMVTPFTTRDLKVRYAPLDSLAEAVGPGTALVALSAVQSADGRVADLPAVRAAAAVHGARVLLDASQAAGWLPLDAGRYDYTVTGGFKYLLCPRGASFLTVTEEAQESLAPVHAGLYAAEDPEGSTYGPVEEFARSARRYDEPPSYLSYHAAAQSLPLLEETGIAAVHAHDTALAARFRAGLVGLGHEPVPGDSAIVGVPGLGERKSLLARAGIVVSARAGNLRASFHLYNSAADVDRALDVLSG; translated from the coding sequence GCCGCCGGCAGGCTCGCCCGGGAGCTCGCCGAGGGCCGCCCGGAGGGTTCGGGGAGCACGGCGGCCGTCGAGACCGCGCGAGCGTCCTTCGCCCGGCTGATGGGCGTGTCCGCGGACCGGGTCGCGCTCGGCGGTTCGGTCGCCGTCCATGTGGGGCTGATCGCGGCCTCCCTCCCCGCCGGTGCCGAAGTCCTGGTGCCCGAGGGCGAGTTCAGCTCCATGGTCACCCCCTTCACCACCCGGGACCTGAAGGTGCGGTACGCCCCGCTCGACTCGCTCGCCGAGGCGGTGGGGCCCGGTACCGCGCTGGTGGCCCTGTCCGCGGTGCAGTCCGCCGACGGCCGGGTCGCGGATCTGCCGGCGGTGCGGGCCGCCGCGGCCGTGCACGGCGCGCGCGTGCTGCTGGACGCCAGCCAGGCCGCCGGCTGGCTGCCGCTGGACGCGGGACGGTACGACTACACGGTCACGGGCGGGTTCAAGTACCTGCTGTGCCCGCGCGGCGCGTCCTTCCTCACCGTCACCGAGGAGGCGCAGGAGTCGCTGGCCCCGGTGCACGCGGGTCTGTACGCGGCGGAGGACCCGGAGGGGAGCACCTACGGGCCCGTCGAGGAGTTCGCCCGCTCCGCCCGGCGCTACGACGAACCGCCCTCGTACCTCTCCTACCACGCGGCCGCGCAGTCCCTGCCGCTGCTGGAGGAGACCGGCATCGCGGCGGTCCATGCGCACGACACCGCGCTGGCGGCCCGGTTCCGGGCGGGGCTGGTGGGACTCGGGCACGAGCCCGTCCCCGGCGACTCGGCGATCGTCGGGGTGCCCGGACTCGGCGAGCGCAAGTCCCTGCTCGCCCGTGCGGGAATCGTCGTGTCGGCCCGCGCGGGCAATCTGCGGGCCTCGTTCCACCTCTACAACTCGGCCGCCGACGTCGACCGGGCCCTCGACGTGCTGTCGGGCTGA